DNA sequence from the Fibrobacter sp. genome:
GCGTTCTCCCGAGCGCTCACGGTTCCGCGATCTTCCAGCGCGGCGAAACCCAGGGTCTCGTGGTCTGCACGCTCGGCTCCAAGGCCGACGAACAGCGCTACGAAAGCCTGCAGGGCGAAGGCTCCAAGAGCTACATGCTGCATTACAACTTCCCGCCGTACAGCGTGGGTGAATGCAAGCGCCTCGGCATGAGCCGCCGCGAAATCGGTCACGGCCACCTCGCCGAACGCTCTCTCGCAGCCGTTCTTCCGCTGCCCGAAGATTTCCCGTACACCATTCGCGTGGTGTCCGAAATCCAGGAATCCAACGGTTCTTCTTCCATGGCCTCTGTTTGCGGTGGCTGCCTCAGCTTGATGGACGCTGGCGTTCCTATCAAGGCTCCGGTTGCAGGTATCGCCATGGGCCTCATCTCCGAAAAGGGCTCCGTCAAGGAAGGCGGCAAGATCAAGATCTTGTCCGACATCACCGGTACGGAAGACCACCTCGGCGATATGGACTTCAAGGTGACTGGTACCGCTGAAGGTATCACCGCCTTCCAGATGGACATCAAGATCCGCGGTATCACTCCGGAACTCATGCGCGAAGCTCTGGAACAGGCCAAGCAGGGCCGTCTCCACATCCTCGGCAAGATGGCTGAACTCGGCCTCGCCGCTCCGCGTCCGAAGGTTTCCGAAAAGGCTCCGACCATGATCAAGATGCGCATCCCGACCACGAAGATCCGTGACGTCATCGGTTCCGGTGGCTCCGTGATCAAGGGCATGCAGTCTCAGACGGGTTGCACCATCAACATCGACGACGATGGCAACATCGATATCGCTGCTCCGTCCGGAAAGGCCGCTGCAGTCTGCCGTCGCATGATCGAAGAACTCACTGCCGAACCCGAACCGGGCCGCAAGTACAAGGGCAAGGTCAAGACGATCCAGCCGTTTGGCGCATTCGTCGAAATCCTCCCGGGCCGCGACGGTCTCGTGCACATCTCCGAACTTGCCGACCACCGCGTCGAAAAGGTCGAAGACGTTGTTCACGTCGGTGACGAAGTCGAAGTGCTCTGCCTCGGTGTCGACCCGAAGGGCAAGGTGAAGCTTTCCATGAAGGCTCTGCTCCCTCCGAAGGCCGCTCCGGCTGCTGAAGCTCCGGCCGCCGCTGAAGCTCCCGCTGCGGAAGTTGCTCCTGAAGCACCCGCTGCTCCTGAAGCTCCGGCTGAAGCGTAATTTCGTTTGTTCGAAATTTGAAAAACGCCTGGCTTAATCGCCGGGCGTTTTTCGTTTATATTAAAAACGGGGAAAAGGGAAGAATCCCTAGTCTCGTTACTTTTTCGAGAAAATTCTCTTGAATGCGGCGCCGATACCGAGGGCCTTGGTGTCGGACCAGAAAGACGTCGGCATGGCGATGAGTTCAGCGATGGGGCGCGGGAACTTCTTGAAGATGTACTGCCTGCGCTTCATGCCGATGCGCACGTTTTCGGGGCGCCAGTTGCTGCCGAAGTGATGGATGCTCACTGTCTCGTCGGCGGTGGTGATTACTCCGTCCAAAAAGCGCTTGGGCGAGAAGTACCATTCGGGCAGGATGTCGAGTCCGTTGAACTTGTCGCAGGCGTTCGCGAGAATCTGCGGCAGCACGAGCTGTTCCACGGTCTCTTCGCTGTATTCGTAGTGGTGCTCGGTGTAGTACCTCAGGGCTTCGCCGATTATCGGGGAACCTTTCTCCGCCCCGAGGAATGACGGCTCGATGCGCTTGGAACCGTTCTCGTATCCGAGAATGTAGTTGCGGTCGAGCAGGTGGTTCGGGGACATCAGGAGCTGCACGTCGGAATCGAGATAGATGCCGCCTTCGGTGTACAGCGCGAACAGGCGGACCGCATCGGCGGCGAACGCCCAGTTACGCTTCTCCATGGCTTCGAGAATCCAGGGAATGCCCGTAGCCTTGGCCTTGCGGTAGTCCCAGAAAATGCAGTTGTAGTCGCCTAAATATTTTTCCCAAGACTCCATGCAGCGTTGAACCTTTTCAGGAAAAGGCTCGTTCGATAACCAGCAATAATGAAATATCTTCGGGATCATATATCTAGCTCCATCTGTACCCATATTTTAACTTTTTTTTT
Encoded proteins:
- a CDS encoding glycosyltransferase family 32 protein, translated to MGTDGARYMIPKIFHYCWLSNEPFPEKVQRCMESWEKYLGDYNCIFWDYRKAKATGIPWILEAMEKRNWAFAADAVRLFALYTEGGIYLDSDVQLLMSPNHLLDRNYILGYENGSKRIEPSFLGAEKGSPIIGEALRYYTEHHYEYSEETVEQLVLPQILANACDKFNGLDILPEWYFSPKRFLDGVITTADETVSIHHFGSNWRPENVRIGMKRRQYIFKKFPRPIAELIAMPTSFWSDTKALGIGAAFKRIFSKK
- the pnp gene encoding polyribonucleotide nucleotidyltransferase; its protein translation is MSIDAYKAKYGKMLDPKEVSVTLPDGRVITFETGRIAKQARGAAVAKMGDAFVLSTVCYGEEKEGDFFPLTVEYREKAYAAGRLPGGYNKREAGRPSDEETLSARIIDRPIRPMFPENFTREVQVIVQVLSADRKFAPDVLGVSAASLSIGLSELPFEQQVAAVRVAVVDGQNIVMPTYEQMACADLDLVVAGTEDSVCMVEGGAYEVSEDTMINAILAGHEAIKAMCKAQQELVDRCAKPKMELKPQHVGEAHEKLLATVKEVVWDELNKDVHSNMVKTDFYPAMADLCAKMLEDERILAIVGKDEEQDAALVADAKAIFSDYERTAMREMILNEDVRLDGRLTTEVRPIEIELGVLPSAHGSAIFQRGETQGLVVCTLGSKADEQRYESLQGEGSKSYMLHYNFPPYSVGECKRLGMSRREIGHGHLAERSLAAVLPLPEDFPYTIRVVSEIQESNGSSSMASVCGGCLSLMDAGVPIKAPVAGIAMGLISEKGSVKEGGKIKILSDITGTEDHLGDMDFKVTGTAEGITAFQMDIKIRGITPELMREALEQAKQGRLHILGKMAELGLAAPRPKVSEKAPTMIKMRIPTTKIRDVIGSGGSVIKGMQSQTGCTINIDDDGNIDIAAPSGKAAAVCRRMIEELTAEPEPGRKYKGKVKTIQPFGAFVEILPGRDGLVHISELADHRVEKVEDVVHVGDEVEVLCLGVDPKGKVKLSMKALLPPKAAPAAEAPAAAEAPAAEVAPEAPAAPEAPAEA